One segment of Desulfosudis oleivorans Hxd3 DNA contains the following:
- a CDS encoding BKACE family enzyme — METHPDLIRPYPLTRYPKLIINAALTGMVATRKDSPHVPLTADEIVADAARCRDAGAAIVHLHARGKDGKPVCEKAYYREIIEGVRDRCPDLIVCASTSGRVHNAFAQRSDVLALTGRARPDMASLTLGSLNFPKSASVTDPDMIRQLAESMKAAGIVPELEVFDTSMLYTMKEMIRTGILTPPFYCNLLLGSLFSTPATLFNLACLVKDMPYETLWAAAGIGIFQLKMNTAAILMGGHVRVGLEDSLYYDAEKTEPATNPGLVERIARLAETLGRKIATPAEARQMIGLAPA; from the coding sequence ATGGAAACCCATCCCGACCTGATCCGGCCCTACCCCCTGACCCGGTATCCAAAGCTGATTATCAACGCGGCCCTTACCGGCATGGTGGCCACACGCAAAGACTCCCCCCACGTGCCCCTCACGGCCGATGAGATCGTAGCGGACGCGGCCCGGTGCCGGGATGCCGGCGCCGCCATCGTTCACCTTCATGCCAGGGGAAAAGATGGGAAACCGGTCTGTGAAAAAGCCTATTACCGGGAGATCATCGAGGGGGTGCGGGACCGGTGCCCGGACCTCATTGTATGCGCCTCCACCAGCGGCCGGGTCCATAACGCATTTGCCCAGCGCTCCGATGTGCTGGCCTTAACCGGCCGGGCCAGGCCCGACATGGCCAGCCTGACCCTGGGGTCGCTCAACTTTCCCAAAAGCGCGTCGGTCACCGACCCGGACATGATCCGGCAACTGGCGGAAAGCATGAAGGCAGCCGGCATCGTGCCCGAGCTGGAGGTATTTGACACCAGCATGCTCTACACCATGAAGGAGATGATCCGCACCGGCATTCTGACCCCGCCCTTCTACTGCAACCTGCTGCTGGGGTCGCTCTTCTCCACCCCGGCCACCCTGTTCAACCTGGCCTGCCTGGTCAAGGACATGCCCTACGAGACCCTGTGGGCCGCGGCCGGCATCGGCATCTTTCAGCTGAAGATGAACACCGCCGCCATTCTGATGGGGGGACATGTGCGGGTAGGGCTGGAGGACAGCCTTTACTACGACGCGGAAAAGACAGAACCGGCCACCAACCCGGGGCTGGTGGAACGGATCGCGCGGCTGGCGGAAACCCTGGGCCGAAAAATCGCCACCCCGGCCGAAGCCCGGCAAATGATCGGGCTGGCGCCGGCCTGA
- a CDS encoding GNAT family N-acetyltransferase, with protein MSGKITIRKAAEADKPRIFELLRQANMHHIPSPEMPELTFETYYVAEADGVIAGFCGYKILSPTEAKTELMVVDKTFRGRGVGNLLQEFRMEKMATAGIQTLTTNTDLPPTIAWYKKHFGYKAVGTLKKIHEFGDPAIDTWTTLQVDLQAWAANRNR; from the coding sequence ATGTCCGGAAAAATCACCATACGCAAGGCCGCAGAAGCGGATAAACCCAGAATTTTCGAACTGCTGCGCCAGGCCAACATGCATCACATCCCTTCACCGGAGATGCCGGAGCTAACCTTTGAAACCTACTATGTGGCCGAGGCGGACGGCGTGATCGCCGGGTTCTGCGGCTACAAAATACTGTCGCCCACGGAAGCCAAGACCGAACTGATGGTGGTGGACAAAACCTTTCGGGGCCGGGGCGTGGGCAACCTGCTCCAAGAGTTCCGCATGGAAAAAATGGCAACTGCCGGTATCCAAACCCTGACCACCAACACCGACCTGCCCCCCACCATTGCCTGGTATAAAAAACACTTTGGCTACAAAGCGGTGGGCACACTCAAAAAAATTCATGAATTCGGCGACCCGGCCATCGACACCTGGACCACCCTCCAGGTGGACTTACAGGCATGGGCCGCGAATCGAAACAGGTGA